The sequence below is a genomic window from Vibrio spartinae.
GCTCCCTGATTGTTTTGAATTGTTCTGTTGAGGTTGTTACCTTCCCCCCAAGCCGGTTATTTTTTCAGCAAATAATTGACCAACTCAAAATATTGTTCGGTTTTGATATCGTGTGGTGGCTGCACAAGGTACTTATTGTTGACGACAACGGCTGGAACGCCTGTCAGGCCACTTTCTTCAAAGGTCTTATCGAAACGGCGTACCATAGAATCGACGGCAAAGCTGTTAAATGCATTATCGAATGATTTGGCATTAATCCCTTCATCAGTAAAGATTTGCTTCAACGCTTCGTCATTCTGAGGTGGACGTCGTTTGTTATGGATGCGATCAAACATCACCGGTACCATTTTGTCTTCCACATTCAGAGAGACCATCGTTGCATAAGCTTTACTCATCGAATGTGCCATGTTGCCACCCATGAATGAAACATGAACACGCTGGAATTCAGTCCCTGCCGGAAGCTGTGCTGCCAGTTTTTCAACAATGGGCTCAAACTCATTACAGTGTGGGCAGTAGAACGAGAAAAACTCCATCACTTTCGGGTTCTCGGAATGCGGCCGATCAAGCACTTTGTAGTATTTGCCTTCTTCAAACTGAGCGGCGTGAAGAGACAGACTGACGAGTAAAGTTGTTAGTAAAGCAAAAA
It includes:
- a CDS encoding thiol:disulfide interchange protein DsbA/DsbL, whose protein sequence is MKKLFALLTTLLVSLSLHAAQFEEGKYYKVLDRPHSENPKVMEFFSFYCPHCNEFEPIVEKLAAQLPAGTEFQRVHVSFMGGNMAHSMSKAYATMVSLNVEDKMVPVMFDRIHNKRRPPQNDEALKQIFTDEGINAKSFDNAFNSFAVDSMVRRFDKTFEESGLTGVPAVVVNNKYLVQPPHDIKTEQYFELVNYLLKK